In the genome of Arachis hypogaea cultivar Tifrunner chromosome 9, arahy.Tifrunner.gnm2.J5K5, whole genome shotgun sequence, the window AAAGATGGGGGAATGCAACTTTGTGTGGATTACCGACATCTGAACAAAGTGACTATGAAAAACAAGTATCTGTTGCCGAGGATACATGACTTAATGGATCAATTGCAAGGAGCTGAGGTGTTTTCCAAGATTTATCTGAGATTCGGTTACCATCAGATACATGTAAAGGAGGATGACATTCCAAAAACTGCATTTAGGACGCActatggacactacgagtttgcggtgatgtcctttgggttgacgaatgcacctgctgtgttcatggattacatgaacagagtatttcatccctttttggacaaatttGTGGTGGTTTTCATAGACGACATCTTAGTTTATTCAAAGACGGCGAAGGAGCATGAAGAATATCTTAGGATTGTGCTACAAGTTCTGAAGGAAAGGGAATTGTATGCTAAGTTGTCCAAATGCAAGTTCTGGAAGGAGGAAGTGAAGTTCttaggtcacgtggtgagtaaaggTGGAATAGTCATAGATCCTTCGAAAGTAGAGGTagtgatggaatgggaaagaccgaCAACGGTAACAGAGGTTAGAAGCTTTTTAGGGTTAGCTGGTTATTACAGAATTTTTATTCACGAgttctcacaaatcacactacCAATGACTAAGTTAACAAGTAAAGAGACACTGTTTGTGTGGAAGGCAGAgtgtgaggagagctttcagacttTGAAACAAAAGTTGACTTTAGCACCACTTTTAATTCTACCTGCACTACATGAACCATTTGAAGTATACTATGATGCTTCTCTAAAGGGTTTaggttgcgtgttgatgcaacaccggaatgtggtggcttacgcatcgcgtTAGCTGAGACCACATGAGGTGAATTACCCAACTCGTGACTTGGAATTTGCAGCGATTGGGTATGCGTTGAAGATTTGGAGGCATTACTTGTACGGAGTGAGTTTTAGAGTCTTTTCTTATCACAAGATTCTTAAGCATATCTTTGATCAGAAAAAGCTCAATATAcgtcaaaggaggtggatggagctgcTTAAGGATTATGATTTTAAACTGAGTTATCACCTTGGGAAGGCTAATGTGGTAGCAGATGCTTTGAGTAGAAAGTCTTTGACTGTTGCTTGGATGATGATCAAAGAAGAGGAGTTAGTAAATAAGTTTGCTGAACTTAAGCTGGATATTGGTGAAACTGACGGACAAGCCTATTTGAACCAATTGTGCA includes:
- the LOC112709267 gene encoding uncharacterized protein, with amino-acid sequence MELLKDYDFKLSYHLGKANVVADALSRKSLTVAWMMIKEEELVNKFAELKLDIGETDGQAYLNQLCISRIMKMYYDLKKMFWWPRMKVDAATVVSKCLTCQRVKIDHQRPSGMLEPLEIP